The following coding sequences lie in one Methanopyrus sp. SNP6 genomic window:
- a CDS encoding ferredoxin family protein, whose protein sequence is MIREEHCKGCFLCSWVCPIDALDRSNRRNKRGYLLPEWSGECTGCRQCELICPDLAIEVREVEGDE, encoded by the coding sequence GTGATCCGAGAGGAGCACTGCAAGGGATGCTTCCTCTGCTCCTGGGTATGCCCGATAGACGCGCTGGATAGGTCAAACCGTAGGAACAAGCGCGGTTACCTGCTCCCGGAATGGAGCGGCGAGTGTACCGGATGTCGACAGTGTGAGCTCATCTGCCCTGACCTCGCGATCGAGGTGAGGGAGGTGGAGGGAGATGAGTAA